The following proteins are co-located in the Leptospira selangorensis genome:
- a CDS encoding glycerate kinase, whose amino-acid sequence MRYKRVIIAPDKFKGTLSATRAASAMYSGVRSALGDSIQVLKLPLADGGEGSLVALHSLRPKLNLRADILPNASGFNRSICYLVNETDAYFESARLLSLNFRDNRRLPILDRRSSGLGRWVLHMLTQQKRNLFLFLGGTAVCDGGLGILQEFGFQLLDGKGNSVNSLRNLSNVRRLVPPDTFTSIQANIKMFSDVTNPLLGPTGAPKLFGPQKGATPNDVALLEDGLGQLSRLWAEFAKQSDTNWPDGVGAGGGIALPFLGMARKQVTLGSGSHFFLEESRLVDTIRPGDLVLTGEGRTDAGTLAGKLVDAVVHLCRKVGADCLVISGAVADRDRLEAANYPKTIAVSNNGSVPSRKVAADELSRAVTRALAGVK is encoded by the coding sequence ATGCGCTACAAACGTGTAATCATCGCACCCGATAAATTCAAAGGGACACTTAGTGCAACACGCGCTGCAAGTGCAATGTATTCCGGTGTTCGCTCTGCTTTGGGTGATTCAATCCAGGTGCTCAAACTCCCTCTGGCTGACGGGGGCGAAGGAAGTCTTGTCGCTCTACACTCACTGCGGCCAAAGTTAAATCTTCGCGCAGATATTCTCCCTAACGCGAGTGGGTTCAACCGTTCCATTTGTTACCTTGTCAACGAGACCGATGCTTACTTTGAATCGGCACGACTACTTTCCTTAAACTTCAGAGATAATCGCCGACTTCCTATTCTCGATCGCAGGAGCAGCGGTCTTGGTCGCTGGGTTCTGCATATGCTCACTCAGCAAAAAAGGAATTTGTTTTTGTTCCTCGGAGGTACGGCAGTATGCGATGGAGGACTAGGAATCTTACAAGAATTCGGATTTCAGTTATTAGACGGAAAAGGTAACTCGGTGAATTCTCTGCGAAATTTATCTAATGTGAGAAGGCTCGTACCTCCTGACACATTTACCTCGATACAAGCCAATATCAAAATGTTTTCTGATGTAACCAATCCTCTACTTGGTCCAACAGGCGCTCCAAAATTGTTTGGCCCTCAAAAAGGAGCGACGCCAAATGATGTGGCCTTATTAGAAGATGGGCTTGGTCAACTCTCCCGCTTGTGGGCAGAGTTCGCTAAACAAAGCGACACAAATTGGCCGGACGGTGTCGGTGCAGGAGGAGGAATTGCACTCCCATTTCTTGGAATGGCAAGAAAGCAAGTAACGCTCGGCTCAGGTTCTCATTTTTTTCTAGAAGAATCCAGATTAGTTGATACAATCCGTCCAGGCGATTTAGTCTTAACCGGAGAAGGCAGAACTGATGCAGGTACTCTGGCAGGCAAACTTGTAGATGCAGTGGTTCATCTTTGTCGTAAGGTTGGTGCTGACTGTTTGGTAATCAGCGGAGCCGTAGCCGATCGCGATAGATTGGAAGCAGCCAATTATCCTAAGACAATAGCGGTTTCAAACAACGGTAGTGTGCCGTCACGTAAAGTAGCGGCGGATGAGCTGTCTCGGGCTGTTACGAGAGCGCTTGCTGGGGTGAAGTAA
- a CDS encoding sulfite exporter TauE/SafE family protein, which produces MLILGYISSFIMGTMLGLIGAGGSILTVPILFYFFGQDAIFATTNSLFVVGIAALTGSIFQIKKGDTNLKIGMYFAAPSFIGIYIARNLLLPSIPNILISNFGITLTKPLFIMIIFSIIMVFSSWTMIRSSSSIPAETETTKLNTIQTNFLSIGIKGLMVGMITGFVGAGGGFLIIPALVILLKFPIRKAVGTSLIIISANSLFGFGISFRSVQTENCPLLLIICGLGIAGMYLGQKLSHKISERSLKIGFGYFALVIASLILWDQGLKL; this is translated from the coding sequence ATGCTTATCCTAGGATATATATCTTCCTTTATTATGGGAACTATGCTCGGCCTGATTGGTGCAGGAGGTTCAATTCTCACAGTTCCCATACTTTTTTATTTTTTCGGACAAGATGCAATTTTTGCGACAACAAACTCACTCTTCGTGGTCGGCATAGCAGCCTTAACCGGATCAATCTTTCAGATAAAAAAAGGAGATACGAATCTAAAAATTGGAATGTATTTCGCGGCACCAAGCTTTATAGGTATTTATATTGCGAGAAACTTACTTCTTCCTTCCATTCCAAACATCTTAATTTCCAATTTTGGGATCACATTAACAAAACCTTTGTTTATAATGATCATTTTCTCGATCATAATGGTTTTTAGTTCTTGGACTATGATTCGCTCCAGCAGCTCTATTCCTGCAGAAACAGAAACGACTAAATTGAATACGATACAAACGAACTTCTTATCGATTGGTATCAAAGGATTGATGGTAGGAATGATTACCGGATTTGTAGGAGCAGGAGGAGGATTTCTAATCATTCCTGCTCTTGTAATTTTGCTCAAGTTTCCCATCAGGAAGGCAGTAGGAACATCACTAATTATTATTTCAGCAAATTCTCTTTTCGGATTCGGAATCAGTTTCAGATCGGTGCAAACTGAAAATTGCCCATTACTTCTAATAATTTGTGGCCTGGGAATTGCAGGAATGTATTTAGGACAAAAGCTTTCGCACAAAATAAGTGAAAGATCTCTGAAAATTGGTTTCGGTTATTTTGCATTAGTCATCGCTTCCCTGATCTTGTGGGATCAGGGGTTGAAGCTATGA
- a CDS encoding DUF6691 family protein: MKYNIGALIVGLLFAIGLGMSGILQPANIIGFLDIFGKWNPTLLFTMAGAVGVHFITYKLIRKRKTPMFSKDWFIPTRQEITPALIIGSLIFGIGWGLGGYCPTVSVTTLASFETRPIIVFVSIISGMLLFWLLDKKTNLKSKLE; this comes from the coding sequence ATGAAATATAATATAGGAGCCTTGATTGTAGGTTTATTATTCGCGATCGGTCTCGGCATGTCCGGAATTTTACAACCTGCAAACATAATAGGATTTCTAGATATATTCGGAAAATGGAACCCTACCCTACTATTCACGATGGCTGGAGCAGTAGGAGTTCATTTTATCACTTACAAATTGATACGAAAAAGAAAAACTCCAATGTTCTCCAAGGATTGGTTTATTCCAACTCGCCAAGAGATCACCCCTGCATTGATTATCGGGAGTTTGATTTTTGGAATCGGCTGGGGATTGGGCGGTTATTGCCCTACCGTTTCAGTCACCACTCTTGCAAGCTTTGAAACAAGGCCAATTATCGTTTTTGTAAGTATAATTTCAGGAATGTTATTATTTTGGCTCCTAGATAAGAAAACGAATTTGAAAAGCAAATTAGAATAA
- a CDS encoding YeeE/YedE family protein: protein MATEWIMGLIGGVVIGIAVSLMLLWNGRVTGVSSIVYGVLVPIKGDIEWRWYFIVGLLIGGLSLKITAPELLAAELQTTAWIGSVAGVLVGFGAMLGGGCTSGHGVCGVSRVSPRSIVATIVFMAAGMAAVVLLRKTGLII, encoded by the coding sequence ATGGCAACAGAATGGATAATGGGCCTTATAGGTGGAGTGGTGATTGGTATCGCCGTTTCTTTAATGCTTTTATGGAACGGAAGAGTAACCGGAGTCAGCAGCATTGTATATGGAGTATTGGTACCGATCAAAGGTGATATAGAATGGAGATGGTATTTTATAGTAGGATTACTTATCGGAGGTCTTTCTTTAAAAATCACAGCGCCTGAACTTTTAGCAGCGGAACTACAAACAACAGCATGGATCGGTTCTGTTGCAGGAGTACTCGTAGGATTCGGCGCAATGTTAGGAGGAGGTTGTACAAGCGGACATGGAGTTTGTGGAGTAAGTAGAGTTTCTCCTAGATCCATAGTAGCAACAATCGTATTCATGGCTGCGGGAATGGCAGCAGTAGTATTACTCAGAAAAACAGGGCTAATTATATGA
- a CDS encoding MBL fold metallo-hydrolase, which yields MKDILFYQLFESQSSTYTYLIADMETKEAAIIDPVWETVDRDLKLIRELGLYLMYILETHIHADHITGASEIRKNTMAQTAVSALTEIDCVDILLEDGRILPLGNKNIKAIATPGHTNACMSFLFEGMVFTGDSLLIRGTGRTDFQEGSASKLYDSIIQKLFSLPDETKVYPAHDYKGLTSTTIGLEKRLNPRIGGNRSKEEFQKIMEELQFTTPKKMHLALPANTGCGSLEIVRTMNPQSISGIPTVLNEDVFKKIGNIKIIDVRSPDEFHGELGHIRTSQLVTLGPDLTKYLEAGDRFEEIIFVCRSGKRSKQATEESIRLGYKFTSNMAGGMVNWNEKYLPRGE from the coding sequence ATGAAAGATATTCTTTTTTACCAGCTATTCGAATCCCAATCTTCTACTTACACTTACTTGATTGCGGATATGGAAACCAAGGAAGCGGCAATCATAGATCCAGTTTGGGAAACTGTAGATAGAGATCTAAAACTGATCAGAGAGTTGGGTCTTTATTTAATGTATATTTTAGAAACCCATATACATGCAGATCATATTACTGGAGCCTCCGAAATCCGTAAAAACACTATGGCCCAAACAGCTGTAAGTGCATTAACGGAAATCGATTGTGTAGATATTCTGCTCGAAGACGGACGTATTCTTCCGCTTGGGAACAAAAATATAAAAGCGATCGCGACTCCAGGACATACCAATGCGTGTATGAGTTTCCTATTCGAAGGAATGGTATTTACAGGAGATTCACTTCTGATCCGAGGCACCGGTAGAACGGACTTCCAAGAAGGATCCGCCTCCAAACTATACGATAGCATCATTCAAAAACTATTCTCCCTGCCTGATGAAACCAAAGTTTATCCGGCACATGATTATAAAGGTTTAACAAGCACTACAATCGGATTGGAAAAAAGATTAAACCCGAGGATAGGAGGGAACCGTTCAAAAGAAGAATTCCAGAAGATCATGGAAGAATTACAATTTACAACTCCTAAAAAAATGCACTTGGCACTTCCTGCAAATACCGGATGTGGAAGTTTGGAAATCGTAAGAACGATGAATCCTCAAAGTATATCAGGAATTCCTACTGTACTGAATGAAGACGTATTTAAAAAAATTGGAAATATAAAAATTATAGATGTACGTTCTCCGGATGAATTTCACGGGGAGTTAGGACATATTCGGACTTCTCAACTTGTAACTCTCGGACCTGATTTAACTAAATATTTAGAAGCAGGCGATCGTTTTGAAGAGATCATCTTCGTATGTCGAAGCGGAAAACGTTCCAAACAAGCAACGGAAGAAAGTATTCGTTTAGGTTATAAATTCACATCCAATATGGCAGGAGGGATGGTGAATTGGAATGAGAAGTACCTGCCCAGAGGGGAATAA
- a CDS encoding adenylate/guanylate cyclase domain-containing protein, protein MRTKERDKLHKDGLINFSMAFTAAGFLWSFLYFMLGFPQSALIPGGYAVLSLLSLFFVFVTGKYLAFRFLQFLFILILPVLLQLSLGGFENSGAVIIWAILCPLGALSFAPIRQGLVWFGLFLVVLVLTGLSEFYLHLPVPKVERNMQILFFVINIVGAGTLTFFSLYYFISKNKQEHDRAENLLLNILPEPIAERLKRNPSTIADGYKLVSILFADIENFTVISQKVSPETLVHFLNDVFSHFDLLAEKYGMEKIKTIGDAYMAVSGIPIWNEDHAENAMKMAIEMQKFVKTLHDPSGNPLRMRIGIHSGPVVAGVIGKKKFAYDLWGDAVNTASRLESHGVPGRIQISETTYDLLEDTSQLEIRRLINVKGKGEMRTYLSYE, encoded by the coding sequence ATGAGAACAAAAGAAAGAGATAAACTTCACAAAGATGGGCTCATCAATTTTTCGATGGCGTTTACTGCTGCGGGATTTTTATGGAGCTTTTTGTATTTTATGTTAGGGTTTCCGCAATCTGCCTTGATCCCCGGAGGTTACGCGGTCTTAAGTTTGTTAAGCCTGTTTTTTGTTTTTGTTACAGGTAAGTATTTAGCTTTTAGATTTCTTCAATTTCTTTTTATCCTAATACTTCCTGTACTTTTACAATTGAGCTTAGGAGGTTTTGAGAATTCCGGAGCAGTGATTATTTGGGCAATACTTTGTCCACTTGGAGCTCTTTCTTTCGCTCCAATCCGCCAAGGTTTGGTATGGTTCGGATTATTCCTTGTCGTTTTGGTCTTAACTGGACTCTCCGAATTTTATCTACATCTACCTGTGCCAAAGGTAGAACGCAATATGCAGATATTATTTTTTGTGATCAATATTGTAGGAGCAGGAACCCTTACTTTTTTCAGCTTATACTATTTTATTTCCAAAAATAAACAAGAGCATGATAGAGCTGAAAATCTTCTTTTGAATATTCTACCGGAACCGATAGCGGAAAGATTAAAACGAAATCCGTCTACCATCGCCGATGGATACAAACTGGTTTCTATATTATTTGCGGATATAGAAAATTTCACCGTAATCTCTCAAAAGGTATCTCCTGAAACTTTGGTTCATTTTTTGAATGATGTGTTTTCCCATTTTGATCTTCTGGCTGAAAAATACGGAATGGAAAAAATCAAAACGATCGGAGACGCGTATATGGCAGTTTCCGGTATTCCGATTTGGAATGAAGATCACGCAGAAAATGCGATGAAAATGGCCATCGAAATGCAAAAGTTTGTAAAGACATTGCATGATCCTTCCGGAAATCCTTTGAGGATGAGGATTGGTATCCATTCCGGTCCCGTTGTTGCCGGGGTGATCGGCAAGAAAAAATTCGCATATGATCTTTGGGGCGATGCTGTGAATACCGCTAGTAGATTGGAATCGCATGGTGTGCCGGGTCGGATCCAAATCTCGGAAACAACCTACGATCTACTTGAAGAT